One genomic region from Vibrio sp. SCSIO 43137 encodes:
- a CDS encoding CreA family protein produces the protein MLKKLLIVPAITLALTACDKNEVGDVSLGMFTMQDIKLNHLVDPVVTGVTCHIASIEDDLAFADPSDSSIACRQTGEITAEMIAQIDTSKSGEVVFKKSKSIFFKSMKIRRIFDSENQTLMYLSYSTKETSGSFKHSLSTVPLWGTKAYKTQ, from the coding sequence ATGTTAAAAAAACTATTAATAGTACCGGCAATCACTCTCGCTCTGACTGCCTGTGATAAAAACGAGGTGGGCGACGTCAGCCTTGGTATGTTTACTATGCAGGACATTAAGCTTAATCACCTTGTTGATCCTGTCGTGACTGGTGTTACCTGCCATATCGCCTCTATAGAAGATGATCTCGCGTTTGCAGATCCTTCAGACTCATCCATCGCCTGCCGACAGACCGGTGAAATAACAGCTGAAATGATCGCTCAGATCGATACCAGTAAATCAGGCGAGGTGGTGTTTAAGAAGTCGAAGAGTATTTTCTTTAAGTCCATGAAGATTCGCAGAATTTTTGATTCGGAAAACCAAACCCTTATGTATCTCTCATATTCAACGAAAGAGACATCCGGCAGCTTTAAACATAGCCTGTCAACAGTACCTCTATGGGGAACTAAAGCCTATAAAACTCAGTAG
- a CDS encoding flavodoxin, which yields MSAISALIEKKNHWLLSHVDVAFPTAESIKGRELYLQQQQKAQYTEHGVKPEKSPSAHIDDIYLVDFHRLTVMFAQLQAQLWPEPEEQAWVLEFFAQITLSDQHPMYLGFSNGKPVISALVTEMEGELLISDLVSVTDVEDIKPLFAHQLMEIMNTDNRYSRFYILD from the coding sequence ATGAGTGCTATTTCAGCGTTAATAGAAAAGAAGAATCATTGGCTGCTAAGCCATGTTGATGTTGCCTTCCCCACTGCAGAAAGTATTAAGGGCAGAGAGCTGTATCTGCAGCAGCAACAAAAGGCTCAGTACACCGAGCATGGTGTAAAGCCTGAGAAAAGTCCTTCAGCCCATATTGATGATATTTATCTTGTCGACTTTCATCGCCTTACTGTGATGTTTGCGCAGCTACAGGCTCAGCTCTGGCCTGAGCCGGAAGAGCAGGCATGGGTACTTGAATTCTTTGCGCAGATCACGCTCTCTGATCAGCATCCGATGTATCTGGGTTTTAGTAACGGCAAACCGGTCATTAGTGCACTTGTGACAGAAATGGAAGGTGAACTGCTTATCTCGGATTTAGTCTCTGTCACTGACGTTGAAGATATCAAACCTTTATTTGCTCATCAGCTGATGGAGATAATGAACACTGATAATCGTTATTCCCGCTTTTATATACTCGACTGA
- a CDS encoding HAD-IA family hydrolase, with product MQQLSNIQCVIFDCDGVLIDSEPLCCRALLNVFVCFKPNLTYSEIEKHFRGGKIADILTETRDRLGLNISLDELEPLYRKQTQVLFQALLQPMPGINQVLDQLDSNGVQYCVVSNSPKSKIEYYLRLTGLYEKFQGKLFSAFDANSWKPDPDLLLYAAMNMGFSTAECLYVDDSDKGIEAGLNAGIATIHFKSTLNRRSDFYPETLSISKAEQLPAILFEV from the coding sequence GTGCAGCAGCTAAGTAACATTCAGTGTGTCATTTTCGATTGTGACGGTGTGCTTATTGATAGCGAGCCTCTATGCTGTCGTGCTTTACTTAACGTGTTTGTCTGTTTTAAACCAAACCTGACTTATTCCGAAATAGAAAAGCATTTCCGCGGCGGAAAAATAGCCGATATTTTAACAGAGACAAGAGATCGGCTGGGGTTGAACATAAGTCTGGATGAGCTGGAACCTCTGTACCGTAAACAGACACAAGTGCTGTTCCAGGCTCTTTTACAGCCCATGCCGGGTATTAATCAGGTGCTGGATCAGCTAGATAGTAACGGGGTTCAATATTGTGTGGTGTCAAATAGCCCAAAAAGCAAAATAGAGTACTACCTACGTTTGACCGGGCTTTATGAGAAGTTTCAGGGCAAGTTATTCTCAGCCTTTGATGCAAACAGCTGGAAACCGGATCCTGATCTACTACTGTATGCCGCTATGAACATGGGCTTTTCAACGGCTGAATGTCTGTATGTGGATGACTCTGATAAAGGGATTGAAGCTGGTCTAAATGCAGGTATAGCGACAATTCACTTTAAATCTACTTTGAACCGTCGTAGTGATTTCTATCCCGAAACTCTGTCCATAAGTAAGGCAGAACAGCTTCCTGCAATACTGTTTGAAGTCTGA
- a CDS encoding NADH:ubiquinone oxidoreductase: MKLFLIVMASISAGVISADHLHSFMLGLSVASLAVGTCYWFAFRTTRFPELAFLLLLIGLFSKILITVAGVVIGVQASLITSPLVFALSYLFFSIVVTYLWFSYRDSITKVFTKSNQDTVAG, from the coding sequence ATGAAGCTTTTCCTAATCGTAATGGCATCAATTTCAGCGGGAGTTATCTCAGCTGATCATCTACATTCTTTTATGCTTGGATTGTCGGTCGCATCCCTTGCCGTTGGCACCTGTTACTGGTTCGCTTTCAGAACGACACGCTTTCCTGAACTGGCGTTTCTTCTGCTGTTGATTGGATTATTCTCTAAAATTCTGATCACTGTTGCCGGTGTTGTTATCGGAGTGCAGGCCTCGCTAATTACCTCACCACTTGTGTTTGCTCTCTCTTATCTGTTCTTCTCTATCGTGGTCACTTATCTGTGGTTTAGTTACCGGGATAGCATTACTAAAGTGTTTACCAAGAGCAACCAAGATACGGTTGCGGGATAA
- a CDS encoding methyl-accepting chemotaxis protein, with product MKNLGFKRLLLISILALVALSVSVSSYISYSKESAMITKMISDSTTEYVSEQAKLVEVLLGEKVSAVGKLAGQFKNKDIEGSPEQIIELTKMVANAANLNSAVIAFKNGDAYWNQTAPTWPDHKYDGDVTTRGWYQAAINANGTSVTDPYLSSDGDVYWISIVEKTFGGMMSVDMKLGFLNEMVSDATKLAGSAAIIMNQDTSILASSSPALKVGEKGADIASLKSVLVNATQQQIATQEYQLNGVDKLMFSKQIVVGDKKWYFVIGLDKDVAFADLQDAKYDAIFVALTACILSVVLAFFVIQALYRPILELKKTITGLSQGDGDLTQRLEVRTKDDLGQIADGVNQFIASLQSMMLEIQNVSLQLQENVESLKGKSTRNAAILESHVSETEQIVAAIEEMNATADAMATDAANTAQLTHKANEASGVSQNTVSQAQTTVSVLVQDVDATAENVQRMSQETDGINAILSVIGEIAEQTNLLALNAAIEAARAGEQGRGFAVVADEVRNLASRTKESTEEIESALSSLLKGNQSVVEAMDTTKERCQETADGMGGVTESLGTMTQFVGDINDLSTQIATAAEEQSSVTQEVSRNMSAISDIVSELDTNSKEALAESETIASVNSSLAAIVGRFKL from the coding sequence ATGAAAAACCTTGGATTTAAACGATTACTTCTTATTTCCATTCTGGCTTTAGTCGCTTTGTCGGTGTCTGTTTCCAGCTATATTTCATATTCAAAAGAGTCAGCAATGATTACAAAAATGATTTCTGACTCTACAACAGAGTATGTCTCTGAACAGGCAAAACTGGTTGAGGTATTATTAGGGGAAAAAGTTTCTGCCGTAGGGAAACTGGCAGGGCAGTTTAAGAACAAAGATATTGAAGGCAGTCCTGAACAGATTATTGAGTTAACGAAAATGGTCGCTAATGCCGCTAACCTGAATAGTGCGGTGATCGCATTTAAAAATGGTGATGCCTACTGGAACCAGACGGCACCGACATGGCCCGATCATAAGTATGATGGCGATGTCACCACCCGGGGTTGGTATCAGGCGGCGATTAATGCAAATGGTACCTCTGTAACGGATCCTTATTTGAGTTCAGACGGTGATGTGTACTGGATCAGTATTGTTGAGAAGACTTTTGGCGGAATGATGTCGGTAGATATGAAGCTGGGTTTTCTTAATGAAATGGTTAGCGACGCGACTAAACTGGCCGGTTCTGCTGCCATTATTATGAATCAGGACACCTCCATTTTAGCCTCCTCTTCTCCCGCCTTAAAAGTTGGTGAGAAAGGGGCCGATATTGCTTCCCTAAAATCCGTATTAGTTAACGCCACTCAACAGCAGATCGCCACACAAGAGTACCAGCTTAATGGCGTAGATAAGTTAATGTTTTCCAAGCAAATCGTCGTTGGCGATAAGAAATGGTACTTTGTAATAGGGTTGGACAAAGATGTCGCCTTTGCTGATCTGCAAGACGCAAAATATGACGCAATCTTTGTTGCCCTGACGGCCTGTATACTTAGTGTTGTCCTGGCGTTTTTTGTGATTCAGGCACTTTATCGCCCTATTCTGGAACTTAAAAAAACCATTACCGGGCTATCACAGGGTGATGGTGATCTTACCCAGAGGCTAGAGGTAAGAACCAAGGATGATTTGGGCCAGATAGCCGACGGAGTAAACCAGTTTATTGCCAGCCTTCAGAGCATGATGCTGGAGATACAAAATGTATCCCTGCAACTACAGGAGAATGTTGAAAGCCTTAAAGGTAAGTCAACCCGTAATGCGGCAATTCTGGAAAGCCACGTATCTGAAACAGAACAGATTGTCGCCGCGATAGAAGAGATGAACGCAACGGCGGATGCGATGGCGACCGATGCGGCGAATACGGCTCAACTGACGCATAAAGCGAATGAAGCCAGTGGCGTATCGCAGAATACGGTATCTCAGGCTCAGACTACTGTTAGTGTGTTAGTTCAGGATGTTGATGCGACAGCAGAAAACGTTCAGCGCATGAGCCAAGAAACCGACGGTATTAACGCTATCCTGAGTGTTATCGGAGAAATTGCAGAGCAGACTAACCTGTTGGCATTGAATGCGGCAATTGAGGCTGCAAGGGCCGGAGAGCAGGGGCGTGGTTTTGCCGTTGTTGCCGATGAAGTGCGTAACCTTGCCAGCCGTACTAAAGAGAGTACTGAAGAGATCGAGTCCGCTTTAAGCAGCTTGCTGAAAGGAAACCAGTCAGTCGTTGAAGCGATGGATACGACTAAAGAACGCTGTCAGGAAACGGCTGACGGTATGGGCGGAGTAACTGAAAGTCTGGGAACTATGACGCAGTTTGTCGGTGATATTAATGATTTGAGCACTCAAATTGCTACTGCGGCGGAAGAGCAGAGCAGTGTTACTCAGGAAGTGAGCCGTAATATGAGCGCAATCAGTGATATTGTTAGTGAACTGGACACCAACAGTAAAGAGGCTTTGGCTGAATCTGAAACCATTGCCAGTGTGAACAGTAGTCTGGCTGCTATCGTCGGCCGCTTCAAACTCTAA
- the modA gene encoding molybdate ABC transporter substrate-binding protein has product MYKAISHLFISILFAASCSVQAADKVRLYAAASMTNVINEVLQSYKAQSGDKVVAVFAGSSSLARQIEKGAPADIYISANVKWVDYLIDKGMVYRDKADIVARNQLSLVKPANGKVDQFDLANAEQWLAALKNERLAVGQVDSVPAGIYAKQALSNLGVWQQVRSYTAPTNSVRVALALVERGEAALGVVYQTDAMVSSKVVILDTFPEQSHTPVQYPMAVISGSKAANKLAQFILSDTAQQIFEKYGFSLPKGEEQ; this is encoded by the coding sequence ATGTATAAGGCCATTTCTCATCTATTCATCTCTATCCTGTTTGCCGCCTCTTGTTCAGTTCAGGCCGCAGATAAAGTCCGTTTGTATGCCGCAGCCTCAATGACCAATGTAATTAATGAGGTTTTACAGAGCTATAAAGCACAGTCAGGCGACAAAGTGGTTGCTGTTTTTGCCGGTTCTTCTTCTCTGGCAAGGCAGATTGAAAAGGGTGCACCAGCCGATATTTATATCTCCGCTAATGTTAAATGGGTCGACTATCTGATAGATAAAGGAATGGTTTATAGGGATAAAGCTGATATCGTGGCGCGTAATCAACTTTCTCTGGTAAAGCCAGCTAACGGAAAAGTGGATCAATTTGATTTAGCAAATGCAGAGCAATGGCTCGCAGCACTTAAAAACGAAAGACTGGCCGTCGGGCAGGTAGATTCCGTTCCTGCTGGTATTTATGCCAAACAGGCACTATCAAATCTAGGCGTCTGGCAACAAGTCAGATCTTATACCGCACCCACCAACTCAGTTCGTGTCGCTTTGGCTTTGGTTGAGAGAGGAGAGGCAGCACTAGGGGTTGTTTATCAGACCGATGCTATGGTAAGTAGCAAGGTAGTTATTCTGGACACCTTCCCTGAGCAGTCTCATACTCCGGTTCAGTATCCTATGGCGGTCATTTCAGGCAGTAAAGCTGCCAATAAGTTGGCTCAATTTATATTGAGTGATACAGCACAGCAGATCTTTGAGAAATATGGTTTTAGTCTGCCAAAAGGTGAGGAGCAGTAA
- the modB gene encoding molybdate ABC transporter permease subunit, with product MSDYEIEALLLSLKVASVAVLWLIPAGIFFGWLLAKKNFYGKQLLDSLIHLPLVLPPVVIGYLLLVVMGKQGVIGSFLSDTFGLSFSFSWRGAALASAVVALPLMVRAIRLSLDNVDVKLEQAARTLGASPFKVFCTITLPLTLPGIVTGTMLSFARSLGEFGATISFVSNIPGETQTLPLAMYTFIETPGAEESAARLCIISIAVALISLFISEWLSRRTKKRLGYGH from the coding sequence TTGTCGGATTATGAAATTGAAGCTCTGCTGTTAAGCCTTAAAGTTGCCTCTGTTGCGGTTCTTTGGCTGATCCCTGCCGGCATATTTTTTGGCTGGCTTCTGGCGAAGAAGAACTTTTATGGTAAACAGCTGCTGGATAGCCTTATTCACCTGCCTTTGGTACTTCCCCCGGTTGTTATCGGTTACCTGCTATTGGTAGTTATGGGCAAGCAGGGTGTTATCGGTTCATTCCTGTCGGATACCTTTGGTTTGTCATTCAGCTTTAGCTGGAGGGGGGCGGCGCTTGCCTCCGCTGTTGTGGCTCTGCCCCTTATGGTTCGAGCTATCCGGCTCAGTCTGGATAATGTTGATGTAAAACTGGAGCAGGCTGCCAGAACCTTGGGGGCATCACCGTTTAAAGTTTTTTGTACTATTACGCTGCCACTGACTCTGCCGGGAATAGTAACCGGTACTATGCTCTCTTTTGCCCGCAGCCTGGGTGAGTTTGGTGCGACCATTAGCTTTGTTTCTAATATTCCGGGTGAGACACAAACATTGCCTCTGGCGATGTATACCTTTATTGAAACTCCCGGGGCGGAAGAGAGTGCTGCGCGGCTTTGTATTATCTCAATAGCTGTTGCGTTAATTTCGCTATTTATTTCTGAGTGGCTTAGTCGTAGAACTAAGAAAAGATTGGGTTACGGACATTAA